One Pseudostreptobacillus hongkongensis DNA segment encodes these proteins:
- the dnaX gene encoding DNA polymerase III subunit gamma/tau — protein MENITLYRKYRPQSFNKLYGQEHIVRAIKNSLDNDKLSHAYLFNGPRGVGKTTIARLIAKGVNCLTNGQSSNPCGDCENCNEITKGISHDIIEIDAASNRGIDEIRELKESTGYLPVKCRKKVYIIDEVHMLTKEAFNALLKILEEPPKHVIFILATTEVEKIPDTVISRCQRYDFKTISEIDILNMLKYVAEQEKIDIDDDSLELIYQKSGGSARDSFSIFEQVVSNYINNTITVELTEKVLGIVPKIIHNSFLELIEKKDKEEIINLIDKLWNEGIQIDQFLRDFCKFVKYQDIDVEFKIKIISNIYDVLFKFKNEEDKRLLSYLIIDRILKEEKMIIQSKPIERSTKSTFSKDTWNEFIDHINKMGHLKYYQLLRNTDIELTGDALVINFKDKNNNYSALLNNDKTINFIEKEIYNKFGVNVNIISNDEFENYFKDEIKDKIIELFNAVEK, from the coding sequence ATGGAAAATATTACTCTATATAGAAAATATAGACCACAAAGTTTTAATAAACTATATGGTCAAGAACATATTGTTAGAGCTATAAAAAATAGTTTAGATAACGATAAATTGTCTCATGCATATTTATTTAATGGACCTCGTGGTGTTGGGAAAACTACTATTGCACGTCTTATTGCAAAAGGAGTTAATTGCCTAACTAATGGTCAAAGTTCAAATCCCTGTGGTGATTGTGAAAACTGTAATGAAATAACTAAAGGTATATCTCATGATATTATAGAAATAGATGCTGCCTCAAATAGAGGTATAGATGAAATAAGAGAATTAAAAGAAAGTACTGGTTATTTACCTGTTAAGTGTAGAAAAAAAGTATATATAATAGATGAGGTTCATATGTTAACTAAAGAAGCCTTTAATGCTTTATTAAAAATTTTAGAAGAACCTCCTAAACATGTAATATTTATACTTGCAACAACTGAGGTAGAAAAAATACCTGATACTGTAATATCTCGTTGTCAAAGATATGATTTTAAAACTATATCAGAAATTGATATATTAAATATGTTAAAATACGTTGCAGAACAAGAAAAAATAGATATAGATGATGATAGTTTAGAATTGATATATCAAAAATCTGGAGGTTCAGCAAGAGATTCTTTCTCTATATTTGAACAAGTTGTGTCAAACTATATTAATAATACAATAACAGTTGAACTTACAGAAAAAGTATTAGGTATTGTACCTAAAATTATACATAATTCATTTTTAGAATTAATTGAAAAAAAAGATAAAGAAGAAATAATTAATTTAATAGATAAATTATGGAATGAAGGTATACAAATAGATCAATTTTTAAGAGATTTTTGTAAGTTTGTAAAATATCAAGATATAGATGTTGAATTTAAAATAAAAATAATATCTAATATATATGATGTTTTATTTAAATTTAAAAATGAAGAAGATAAAAGATTATTATCTTATTTAATAATAGATAGAATATTAAAAGAAGAAAAAATGATAATTCAATCAAAACCTATAGAAAGAAGTACTAAGAGTACTTTTTCTAAAGATACTTGGAACGAATTTATTGATCATATAAATAAAATGGGACATCTTAAATATTATCAATTATTAAGAAATACAGATATAGAACTTACAGGTGATGCCTTAGTTATTAATTTTAAAGATAAAAACAATAATTATTCGGCTTTACTAAATAATGATAAAACAATAAACTTTATTGAAAAAGAAATATATAATAAATTTGGAGTTAATGTTAACATTATAAGTAATGATGAATTTGAAAACTATTTTAAAGATGAAATTAAAGACAAAATAATAGAATTATTTAATGCTGTTGAAAAATAA
- a CDS encoding HAD family hydrolase produces MLDGIKLAIFDMDGLIFDSENLYVNTFPKIFKKYGHNLNKEQVVKTLGQNHKSVREYYTAEFPNIDFDLVNNELMTELINSSNNGNLNMKIGVIELLEYLKVKNIKIAIASSSKREMIELYTKNANIFEYFDYIISGEDVVNSKPDPEIFIKAMKYFNISPKETIIFEDSFNGIIAANKSGAFPIMIPDILVPTEEIRNLTWKVFDNLLDFINECERI; encoded by the coding sequence ATGTTAGATGGGATAAAACTAGCAATATTTGATATGGATGGTCTGATATTTGATTCAGAAAATCTATATGTAAATACTTTTCCTAAAATTTTCAAAAAATATGGTCATAATTTGAATAAAGAACAAGTTGTTAAAACCTTAGGTCAAAATCATAAATCTGTTAGGGAATATTATACAGCAGAATTTCCAAATATAGATTTTGATTTAGTTAATAACGAACTTATGACTGAGCTTATAAACTCAAGTAATAATGGAAATTTAAATATGAAAATAGGTGTTATAGAACTTTTAGAATATTTAAAGGTTAAAAATATAAAGATTGCAATAGCTTCATCATCTAAAAGAGAAATGATAGAACTATATACTAAAAATGCGAATATATTTGAATATTTTGATTATATAATTTCTGGAGAAGATGTAGTTAATTCTAAACCAGACCCTGAGATATTTATAAAAGCCATGAAATATTTTAATATATCACCTAAAGAAACTATAATATTTGAAGATTCATTTAATGGAATAATAGCTGCAAATAAATCAGGAGCTTTCCCTATAATGATACCAGATATTTTAGTTCCAACAGAAGAAATAAGAAATTTAACATGGAAGGTATTTGATAATTTATTAGATTTCATAAATGAGTGTGAAAGGATATAA